CCGGCGCATGAAGGAAGATGGTGACGTCAGCGAAGCACGTGCCTTCGCAGAGAATGTGCTGGCCGTATTGCTGCCCATCCTCATCATATTTGGCGCGATCGCGCTTATGGTCATGCCATGGGTAGTCGAATATTTCGTCACAGACGGACTCACAGAACAGGCAGGCAATCTGGAGATTGCGATTCTGTTAGCACGGATCACATTCCCCTATCTGTTGTTCATGAGCGTCGCGACTCTGATTGCGGCAATCCTGAATTCGCTTTCCCGCTTTGCAGCCGCAGCAGCAGCGCCGATCTTGCTCAACATCTGCCTGATCGTAGCACTCGGCTATGGTTTGACGCTGGGCGAAGGGATCGCAGCACGTCGCGAAACGGCACAATGGATGGCTGTGGCCGTATCACTCTCAGGCTTGCTCCAAGTGCTGTGGCTTGGTTTCTTCATGCGTCGCGCGGGTTTCCAGTTGTCGCTGGTCGCACCGCAGTTGACTAGCGGGGTCAAAGAGCTGTTCGTCCTGGCGGTTCCTGCCATCTTCGGCGCCGGCGTATACCAAATCAGCCGTGTGGTGGATCTGTTCTTCCTCTCAAACCTGCCGGTTGGCAGCTACACCCATCTGCAAATGGCGGACCGATGGAATCAGCTGCCGCTGGGTATCATCGGTATCGCCTTGGGCACCGCAATATTGCCTGCCTTGTCTCGCTTCCTTGGGCGCGAACAGGATGAGGAGGCCGCGCGGCTACAATCCAATGCGATCGAGCTGTCCATGCTGCTGACTGTGCCTTGCGCGGTAGCACTGTTTTTCACCGGGACAGCCTTCGTGCAGGTTTTCATGGCAGGTCAAGCCTTCACTCAGGAAGACGCAGGCGTAA
The Altererythrobacter ishigakiensis genome window above contains:
- the murJ gene encoding murein biosynthesis integral membrane protein MurJ, which translates into the protein MSLLKNVGTIGGLTAVSRVFGFLRDILIARVLGATAMGDAWQLAFMLPNIFRRLFAEGAFASAFVPLFNRRMKEDGDVSEARAFAENVLAVLLPILIIFGAIALMVMPWVVEYFVTDGLTEQAGNLEIAILLARITFPYLLFMSVATLIAAILNSLSRFAAAAAAPILLNICLIVALGYGLTLGEGIAARRETAQWMAVAVSLSGLLQVLWLGFFMRRAGFQLSLVAPQLTSGVKELFVLAVPAIFGAGVYQISRVVDLFFLSNLPVGSYTHLQMADRWNQLPLGIIGIALGTAILPALSRFLGREQDEEAARLQSNAIELSMLLTVPCAVALFFTGTAFVQVFMAGQAFTQEDAGVTGIVVSGLVLGLPAYVLVKVLTPNFFARKDTRTPVITAALSLLVTAALNYYFVFVLQIGVVGLAIAGAVGAWINIMLLGSILHVRGFYRMPSRIMGRVFRIILAAAVMGAALWWLMQHIGGWFVGSYGQQALGLSAILAVGIATYAFAAIILGVLDKATMQRLMRRQS